A stretch of Carya illinoinensis cultivar Pawnee chromosome 14, C.illinoinensisPawnee_v1, whole genome shotgun sequence DNA encodes these proteins:
- the LOC122294873 gene encoding L-ascorbate oxidase-like, protein MVPTEGSMIRPISRGLTLRPAFIIWCILLPFIRLSSGAKTRHFKWEVEYMYWSPDCIENVVMGINGQFPGPTIRAKAGDTVVVELTNKLPTEGVVIHWHGIRQLGTPWADGTAFISQCAINSGETFHYRFKVDRAGTYFYHGHLGMQRSAGLYGSLIVDVAEGEKEPFHYDGEFNLLLSDWWHKSVHEQEVGLSSNPFRWIGEPQSFLINGRGQYNCSLAAQYSNTTSSQCTLRGNEQCAPQILHVSSNKTYRLRVASSTALASLNLAIGNHKMVVVEADGNYLQPFAVNDLDIYSGESYSVLITADQDPSKNYWLSIGVRGRLPATPLGLTILNYQPISASKFPTSPPPVTPRWDDYDHSKTFSKSIFALMGSPKPPTSYDRRITLLNTQNKIDGFTKWAINNVSLALPPTPYLGSIKYGLRNAFDQKSPPENFPDNYDVMRPPINPNSTTGNGVYMFGLNTTVDVILQNANALKDNVSEIHPWHLHGHDFWVLGYGEGKFSTKDEKKLNFKNPPLRNTAVIFPYGWTALRYVADNPGVWAFHCHIEPHLHMGMGVVFAEGVHLVKSIPNEALTCGLTAKFLDKNRG, encoded by the exons ATGGTGCCAACAGAAGGTTCCATGATTCGCCCAATCTCAAGGGGTCTTACTCTTAGGCCGGCTTTCATTATTTGGTGCATTTTATTACCGTTTATTCGATTATCTTCAGGTGCCAAGACCAGACACTTTAAATGGGAAGTAGAGTATATGTATTGGTCTCCAGATTGCATCGAGAATGTCGTGATGGGGATCAATGGCCAGTTTCCCGGCCCGACCATCCGAGCAAAAGCAGGAGACACAGTTGTTGTTGAACTCACTAACAAGCTCCCCACTGAGGGAGTTGTCATTCACTGGCATGGAATCCgacag TTGGGCACACCTTGGGCAGATGGAACTGCTTTCATTTCACAGTGTGCTATCAACTCTGGGGAGACCTTTCATTATAGGTTCAAAGTTGATAGG GCAGGAACATACTTTTACCATGGCCACTTGGGCATGCAGAGATCGGCAGGGTTGTATGGGTCTCTGATAGTGGACGTTGCAGAAGGAGAGAAAGAGCCATTCCATTATGATGGTGAGTTTAACCTATTGTTGAGCGACTGGTGGCACAAAAGTGTTCACGAGCAAGAGGTTGGCCTCTCCTCCAACCCATTTCGTTGGATCGGTGAACCTCAG AGTTTTCTGATCAACGGAAGAGGACAGTACAACTGTTCCCTGGCAGCCCAATATAGCAACACCACCTCCAGCCAGTGCACATTAAGGGGAAATGAACAATGCGCACCTCAGATCCTACACGTGAGTTCCAATAAGACTTACAGGCTGAGGGTTGCCAGCTCCACAGCACTTGCTTCACTCAACCTGGCCATTGGG AATCACAAAATGGTGGTGGTAGAAGCTGACGGGAATTATCTACAACCATTTGCGGTCAATGATTTGGACATATACTCTGGTGAAAGCTACTCAGTCCTAATAACTGCAGATCAAGATCCTTCCAAGAACTACTGGCTTTCTATAGGTGTAAGAGGAAGGCTTCCAGCCACCCCTCTTGGCCTTACCATCCTAAATTACCAACCAATTTCTGCGTCAAAGTTCCCGACTTCTCCACCTCCCGTGACTCCTCGATGGGATGATTATGACCATAGCAAGACATTCTCTAAGAGTATCTTTGCTCTCATGGGGTCCCCAAAACCTCCGACAAGTTACGACCGTCGGATCACCCTCCTCAACacccaaaataaaattgatGGATTTACCAAGTGGGCTATCAATAATGTCTCTTTGGCATTACCACCCACTCCTTATCTGGGCTCCATAAAATATGGTCTACGAAATGCTTTCGATCAAAAGAGTCCACCGGAGAACTTCCCCGACAACTATGACGTGATGAGACCTCCGATCAACCCTAACTCAACTACTGGCAATGGGGTTTACATGTTTGGCTTGAATACTACGGTAGATGTGATACTTCAAAATGCCAATGCGCTAAAAGATAATGTTAGTGAAATACACCCTTGGCACTTGCATGGTCATGATTTTTGGGTATTGGGATATGGAGAAGGGAAGTTCTCGACCAAGGATGAGAAGAAACTCAACTTCAAAAATCCGCCTTTGAGGAATACTGCAGTCATATTCCCATATGGATGGACAGCTTTAAGGTATGTGGCAGATAATCCAGGAGTGTGGGCCTTCCATTGCCACATCGAGCCTCATTTGCATATGGGTATGGGAGTGGTCTTTGCCGAAGGTGTTCATCTAGTGAAAAGCATACCTAATGAGGCTCTTACCTGTGGTCTAACTGCGAAATTCTTGGACAAGAACAGAGGCTGA